In Mytilus trossulus isolate FHL-02 chromosome 14, PNRI_Mtr1.1.1.hap1, whole genome shotgun sequence, a genomic segment contains:
- the LOC134697321 gene encoding torsin-1A-like, with amino-acid sequence MKVKLLYALTYIFIFLTTCHAIEPISGVATVAAGVSAVFLASFRAIKCQFKECCTKRWINLNATELSTSLKNQVYGQHLVIKAVVRHIKAHLSNNDPSKALALSFHGGTGTGKNYVSKIIADHLYKEGMKSGFVHMIASTKEFPHADMVPLYKDKLRELIETSVTNCERSMFIFDEIDKMPPGLIDTIKPYLDYYDNLSGINYRKAIFIFLSNTAGTEILQQTLNFWHEGKDRDSIELKDMEKLVTTAAVNTKTSGFYHSDVLLRHMITAYIPFLPLERRHVRQCIKDYLLLKKYYTNYGDIKDDKVREIAEQLQYFPEEEQLFSTTGCKRVPEKTGYVMEED; translated from the exons ATGAAGGTTAAGCTGCTGTATGCATTaacttatattttcattttcttgacAACTTGTCACGCCATAGAACCTATCTCTGGTGTCGCTACAGTTGCAGCTGGAGTTTCAGCTGTTTTTTTGGCTAGCTTTAGAGCAATTAAGTGTCAGTTTAAAGAGTGCTGTACAAAGAGATGGATAAATTTAAATGCTACAG AACTATCCACCAGTCTTAAAAATCAAGTTTATGGACAACATCTGGTTATAAAAGCTGTAGTACGTCACATCAAGGCCCATTTATCAAACAATGATCCTTCCAAAGCTCTAGCTCTGTCATTCCATGGAGGAACAGGTACAGGGAAGAATTATGTCAGCAAAATTATCGCTGATCATTTATACAAGGAGGGAATGAAGAGTGGATTTGTTCATATGATTGCTTCAACTAAAGAATTTCCACATGCTGATATGGTTCCTCTTTATAAG gaTAAGCTGAGAGAACTTATAGAGACTAGTGTCACTAACTGTGAGAGatctatgtttatatttgatgagATAGATAAGATGCCACCAGGACTGATCGATACTATAAAACCATACCTGGATTATTATGATAATCTTAGTGGTATAAACTATAGAAAAgctatcttcatttttttaag TAATACAGCAGGAACAGAGATACTACAGCAAACATTAAATTTCTGGCATGAAGGGAAAGACAGAGATTCAATAGAACTGAAGGATATGGAAAAGTTAGTCACAACCGCAGCTGTTAATacaaaaacaa GTGGTTTTTATCACAGTGATGTACTACTACGCCACATGATTACTGCCTATATTCCGTTTCTACCATTAGAGAGAAGGCATGTCCGTCAGTGTATTAAAGACTATTTACTGCTTAAGAAATATTACACTAATTATGGAGATATTAAAGACGATAAAGTGCGAGAGATTGCAGAACAATTACAGTATTTTCCTGAGGAAGAACAACTTTTTTCTACAACAGGATGTAAAAGAGTGCCAGAAAAGACTGGTTATGTTATGGAAGAGGActga